From one Bartonella sp. HY038 genomic stretch:
- a CDS encoding tetratricopeptide repeat protein: protein MTQHRRPFRTLCLSVFIVSAIIVFFVNDAETPAKLFVSSNDLLQDPKPISSHPRYVDINELENHALMTKDAWAQYNIGERYLVGWDVQQDSAKGIKWLLLAAQQGYAPAQYRLGIIDFYGDGAPQNYRQALKWLTLAAEQNYAQAQYQLGLLYYYGIYHYDNHYYGKIYEIDEEAAFKWFSRAAEQELTPALFYVGLMYYNGEGVKRNLLQAYQYIKLAADRGDDKAQYHLANMYMSGVGAKYDDALALQWFKKSAQNNNSYAMLEVARFYLNGWGVAKDEKLAKLWAQKSAERGNEQAKNLLQKLNSQ from the coding sequence ATGACACAGCATCGCCGCCCTTTCCGCACTCTTTGTTTAAGTGTTTTTATTGTATCCGCTATTATCGTTTTTTTTGTTAATGATGCCGAGACACCAGCCAAATTATTTGTGTCATCAAATGATTTATTGCAGGATCCAAAACCTATTTCCTCTCATCCCCGTTATGTTGATATTAATGAGCTTGAAAATCATGCCTTGATGACAAAAGATGCTTGGGCGCAATATAATATTGGTGAGCGCTATTTGGTGGGGTGGGATGTTCAGCAAGATAGTGCCAAGGGGATAAAATGGCTATTGCTAGCAGCGCAACAAGGCTATGCACCGGCACAATATCGTTTAGGCATTATAGATTTTTATGGTGATGGCGCCCCTCAAAATTATCGTCAAGCGTTAAAATGGCTTACTCTTGCCGCCGAGCAAAATTATGCGCAAGCACAATATCAGCTTGGGCTTTTATATTATTATGGCATTTATCATTATGATAATCATTATTATGGTAAAATCTATGAAATAGATGAAGAAGCCGCATTTAAGTGGTTTAGTCGTGCTGCCGAGCAAGAATTGACTCCCGCTTTATTTTATGTGGGGCTTATGTATTATAATGGTGAAGGGGTTAAACGAAACTTGTTACAAGCCTATCAATACATCAAGCTTGCTGCTGATCGCGGCGATGATAAGGCTCAATACCATCTAGCTAATATGTATATGAGTGGGGTAGGTGCTAAATATGACGATGCTTTGGCACTGCAATGGTTCAAAAAATCCGCACAAAATAACAATAGCTACGCCATGCTAGAGGTCGCACGGTTTTACCTAAATGGATGGGGTGTCGCAAAAGACGAAAAGCTAGCAAAACTTTGGGCACAAAAATCAGCAGAGCGTGGCAATGAACAAGCCAAAAATTTATTACAAAAATTGAATTCCCAATGA
- a CDS encoding SEL1-like repeat protein has product MHLHIKGYLWGFQKITALIGVLLIALCASPAFTYFSYPDNYLLCLKADIGEKDGQYQLGKAYKFGDEINQDYVLAAHWHELASFLVASPLLIKISMPRSSKMVDA; this is encoded by the coding sequence ATGCATTTACACATTAAAGGGTATTTATGGGGTTTTCAAAAAATAACCGCCTTGATTGGTGTGTTGCTTATTGCCCTTTGCGCCTCGCCCGCTTTTACATATTTTTCTTATCCTGATAATTACCTCTTATGCCTTAAAGCCGATATCGGCGAAAAGGATGGGCAATATCAATTGGGCAAAGCTTATAAATTTGGCGATGAAATCAACCAAGATTATGTCTTAGCCGCCCATTGGCATGAACTGGCAAGCTTCTTGGTAGCATCTCCATTGCTTATCAAAATATCAATGCCGCGAAGCAGTAAAATGGTTGACGCTTAG
- a CDS encoding SEL1-like repeat protein — protein sequence MRKRSHFATYCITDADGDNYLNQAIYWYEKAAAQNFAKAQYALGRMYSLDRGIPKDYHKAFVFLIRQQKAIIV from the coding sequence ATGCGCAAGCGCAGTCACTTTGCAACCTATTGTATTACGGATGCAGATGGTGACAATTATCTAAACCAAGCTATCTATTGGTACGAAAAAGCTGCGGCACAAAATTTTGCTAAGGCACAATATGCCCTTGGTCGGATGTATAGTTTAGATCGCGGAATTCCAAAAGATTATCATAAAGCCTTTGTTTTTTTAATCAGGCAGCAGAAAGCAATCATCGTTTAG
- a CDS encoding tetratricopeptide repeat protein: protein MTDDFTKANIETLEKQAELGDVEAQYKLGMIYLRGEGTRRHDENAFKWLRLAALNGNKAAIHPLTMIYLRDLRGFQSEEEYELFKRLAEKGDAQAQSLCNLLYYGCRW, encoded by the coding sequence ATGACTGATGATTTTACGAAAGCAAATATTGAAACGCTCGAAAAGCAGGCTGAACTTGGCGACGTGGAAGCCCAATATAAGTTGGGCATGATTTATTTACGCGGTGAAGGCACTCGTCGCCATGATGAAAATGCATTTAAGTGGCTGCGATTAGCGGCGCTTAATGGCAATAAAGCTGCCATTCATCCTTTGACAATGATTTATTTGCGTGATTTGCGCGGCTTTCAAAGTGAGGAGGAATATGAGCTTTTCAAAAGGCTTGCTGAAAAAGGCGATGCGCAAGCGCAGTCACTTTGCAACCTATTGTATTACGGATGCAGATGGTGA
- a CDS encoding SEL1-like repeat protein produces MGELYYNGLGIAQDIEKAIFWFKKSAAQNTIEAKLALARAYHQD; encoded by the coding sequence TTGGGTGAATTATATTATAATGGCTTGGGCATTGCGCAAGATATTGAAAAGGCGATTTTTTGGTTTAAAAAGTCTGCGGCACAAAATACCATTGAAGCCAAACTTGCTCTTGCTCGGGCTTATCATCAAGACTAA